The Quercus robur chromosome 3, dhQueRobu3.1, whole genome shotgun sequence DNA segment GATCTAACtcctttgagagagagagagagagctattaTGGCATAGTTTCGGTGTTGAAGCGAACATTGCACAAAATTAGAATAGAAATAATGGATCTTGTTATAATCTGTTTTTGAATTGCATAGAATTAATGGGAAATTTTCCAAAACCTTTAGCACAATGAAATATGGATATGGAGTTCACCACGAGTCAGACAAAACATTCCTGCATAAATTGCTTTCCATTTAATGGTGCAACAATAGTGATGCATAGTATACTTTGGCCCTGCCTCTAAGATATAGATGCATAAAATTAGTAATCACGACACTGGGAGTGGGAGTGGGAGTAACTCCAATTGTATTGTTCATAtaactgaaaataaaatttcagcAAAGCATACCTCCACTTCACTCCAATCTCCAAAACCGCTCCAACCAGCTTGTGATTGCCTTACGGTCTCCGTAAGTAATCTGCAAATATACatacacaaaagaagaaaaactaagTTTATAGTTAGTTTCGAAGTgcagaaagagaaaaaagaggcaTAACCCACCCACCTCTCAATATCGGAGTAAAGTTGAATTCCAgttggttgttgttgtggtggtggtggtaatTGTTTATCATCAGAATTGTAATAGATTCTGGTTGGCCCTCTGCAACGATTTCTGGAATTAAGGAGCAGTTGAAAAGTGCGATGACGGTTGTTGGAGAAGCTGAGGTTGATACTGGTACttgttgtttttgggtttttaacaTTAGCCTCAACAAGGTGGGGATGCCGGGGCCCTACAACTCCTAGACAAGAGGCCATCCCAAAAACAcccagaaagaaaagaaaagagctgACAAAAACACAAGTTCAAATTGAAAACCCaatcgctctctctctctctctctctctcttttcccctaaattaaattaaaatctaTCTGTATCTGTACATTACAAGACAAGTAAGTATTAGTAACGTAACTAACACTCTTTGCGCCCAACTCTTTCCCCCAATTCATATCAACTGTCTATTCAGTATAGACTATAGGAGGAACGAAATTGGAAAATAGGCCTAATTTCCCAACTATGTAGTTAATAGGTCcggttttgaaagaaattgggTTAGTAACATCTCGACTGTCAGACAGTCGATTTTAGGCCTTGTAAATCGACTCTCACAGAGTCGGTTTTGGTTGTCCGTGACATCTGATGTGGCAAAATTGCCAGGTGGCAGCCATCTAAAAATCGACCATCAGAGAGTCGATTTCCATGTTGGTGTCACGTGCCATTGACGTGGACTGACGTGGAGCACGACCTGGAAACCGAGTGTGTGAAGGTCGATTTCTAATaggatatttttgaatttaaggCTCTCTTTCAGTCGCCCAGCCACTCACTCTCCCTCATCAGTCAAACGCCTCTACAGACTCTCGCTCACCCTCACTCaccctctccttctctcactctctcagcgTCACCGTCACCGTCGCCGACGCCGGCCCCAACCCACTCACCCACCCACCACTCACTCTCCCTCATCAGTGAAACGCCTCACTCACCCTCTCAGCAAACCGACACTGTCAGTCACCCTCTcctcctctcactctctcagcgTCACCGTCGCCGACGCCGGCCCCAACCCACTCACCCTCTTAGCCTCACCGACCCAGCCTCAGTCACTCTCTCGCTCACCTACGCGGTATCtgaaagaaatagaagaaaaaaaggtgaGTCAGttcgttttgtttgtttgtttgtatttttttttttttttttttttttttttttttttttttttttttttttgtataagaaGCATTCTTCTTCATTCCCAGATTGTTGCTTCAATTCGTTCCCATTTTTCAAGTATGCCATTTCTCACTTAGTTTTTTAGATTCGAATTTTATGTTCTTAAGACAAATTTCGAAGACCCATTTAGATAACatcagtatttttttatttctttttgtttgagtaTATTATTGTGATGAAGGAGGACAAAAAAATGGCATGACATGTGGTGTAGCTTTGAAGGGGATGAATTTGGGTATTTGATTGCAGATAACACACATGCATCAGATTCATCTGAGATATGTGTTAAATCTTGTCTCCTGTAAAATGTATCCAATGGTTATGTATATTTAGTAGATTTTCTGCAATGTCTTATGATAAGTTCACGGATACATTATATGCTggtttatattttgtattttgtggttTCATTGTGTATTATTATTGACAATATgttttaggttgtttttgtttttgttttcaataatgTCTAGTACTAATTGCTTATCATTTTTGTGCAGTATGGCTGCTGCAAATGCTGGAGAGATTAACCATGCGCAGCCTGGCCCCATTGACACGTCAGTGTTGACGTTGCAGCTCAACCATCGATCAGAAGCCATTTGGAATGGGCAGGTAAAACACACCACTAaagatttcacttttttttgtgtgtggtgaattttgttttttgaaccTGGACTTTAGTTTGTTTCtaagtcttttctttctatgaatattacatgtttatttagaaaaaacgaATCATAGGCTGTTGCTCttgttatattgttttattGATGGCTAGTGAATTGTAAGTAATAGTTTCTCAGTTTATTAATTTCTAGAAGGGAGTTACTACATGTAAGACCCGACGCTCTAGACCAATCAAACATGAGTTCAAATTAGCAATGATTCCAACTAGACCTTTAATTATTCTGAATCTTAAAAAATACGACTATCTTAGTCCTTCCACCATAGCCACATCAAACATAACGGGAAAAGttacaaatatttgataagtgCTCCCTGAACTAATTCCTCCAAGTGAACAAGAGATCAACTACCCTTCTTGGTAACACCCATTAAATCCCAAATGCTCTAAATACTAGATCCATAAAGCATATGCAATATCACTAGGGATCAACAAATGATCTACCGTCTCCCCACTACACTGGCACATGTAACACCAACCAGCTAAGTAGAAACCTCGCTCGATGAGATTATCACAAGTAAAAAATCTTCCCCCAAAGAGATTAATTAAATTCAGCATTTCTTATTTGTTCAAGCTTTTGGTGCTAGTGATAGTTTATCATGATATAGATACTCTACCAGGCACTTCTTGCCTAGGTTTATATAGCATCAAACCATACAGAGTCTAGCAACAAAATTTTGGGTATTCTACTCTTCTTTGCAATGAGTTTTGAATATTTAGACAAAAAATGCGGCATGTAATAGATACATAAGTTGAGCTTTTTCTGATGAGGTGACTAGTAGCTAGGACTGATATTGGGtcggttcgggtcgggtttactatgacccgaaacccgacccgacagAAATCGGGGTTGTCTGTGGGTGAGTCAGAGAGAACAGGTTGTGGGGTCCTAGTGGAACATTACCCCGGTGGTGAACTGAGATATCCTTTTCTTGACGgtgggtggggtggggtgggtgGGGACAACCCACAATAGTTTAATGTGGATAGAGTAGAATGGGTTTTTGATAAGCTCACAAATTTTTGTTGGCAATTTTCTGTATTGGCTCAAATTTTGGAAAGATTTGTGAACAATGTTTTGGAAATTTATAGCATTCAATTACCAAAAATTATGGATTCAAGTTAGTTTAATCGTTAAATTAACTGTACAAAAAAGAGACTAATGGTTGTGATTCAAGTTTTAGAGAAAGAAGTTAACTACCAAAACTGAAAATTCATTTCCAAAGAATCAAAAATGCTAATATATTCGGTACAATAATTAGGttgttttgtaaatttgtttGATGATGGCTTGCGTAaagagaaatatatttttataacgattttacaacaaattctaggtgGTAAGTCCTATTAACTATTATAGGtaagtgaaaaaaattttcaatggtTGACAAAAGCTAGTACCAGCTTgtcatttataatttgttgtaaaatcgTTGTAAAAGTGTTATAGACGCAATATTATTCTCGTGTAAAAGCCGGTTTTGTACTATTATTAGGTTGTTTTGTGGGCAGCTTTGGCGTCTAGGTACTTCTCTTCCCTTGTTGGAATCAACttctaaaattctatttttcgaTTTGCCAGGAATGATTTTTCAattagtagatttttttttttcctttctgttTTCACCTAACTATTTTCATCCATCAGCTGAAAAGGGACCAAACTATGCACAAAATTTAACTAACAAATGGTATTACATTAACTTAAATTAATGTCGTTGAAAATTACATGTAAGTGAATCTAACAAACAAATTATTTATACTGTGTTCTATGGGATGTGAGTGACAGTGGATAGAGAAACCACATATTGTAGCATGCTGGTATGCTTGTATGAATTATAGAATGTCTTTTAATAAgcaaatatatagttttataaaaatttatttaaaaaaaaatagcaaaaatatatagataCATAGAGAACATATTGTGggcatataaatatatattaaaaggcaACACAGCATGGACCTTGCAGATGTGAAAAGTGTCCAAAAAATATGTGATAATTGTTGAAGCAGTAGATCTTTTCATTAATGCTATACTTCCTCTCCCATAAAGTATAAAAGATGCATTTAATTTTTGCCGCCAAATTAGTTCAGCTTAGCAATGCAATTGACTTTAGCACAGCCCTTTTTGCATCTTTATTTCAATGCGTTTCATTACTTACATCATCAATACCTAATTTCATGATTTTGAGGTGTCAAGAAAGTTAGGCCGTAGAAGGACTGATAGAACTAGACCCCACCCCTAGATTCCCAATAAACCATCAccataaaattttgacaaaaaaaaaatcaccataaAATGAAACTCAAGTGGAGAACCGTAATTAAACATTCAAATATTTCATGTATGGCCATCATAGTATTTCATTGGCATGGCACTGTATAATCGAAAGCATCagataaaattacaaaaatctataacaaaaataaatcctGGTGTTCTATAGACCTTTTATATGACACCTATCATCTTCAATTCCAGTACTAAGAAATAACGAGTACAAACAATGAAAAGCGtgtctaccaaaaaaaaaaaaaaaaaaaaaaagcaaaaataccattttggtcCATACATTTtaatgtcaaatttaattttgttcatacattttggtagcaatcaatttggtcaatgttattttcaatttacagtcaatttggtcattACCGTTAATTTACTAACGAAAAATGTCTATGTGGCAAACGGCCTGGACAGTTGTCAAAGTTGGTGCTAACGTGGCTactaaaatagtaattaaaatgccatgtcagcatctaaattaaaaataagaaaaaaaattaatttctccaaaaaaaaatttatgatagaAAATAATGCTTGGAAATCACAACCAAGAACACACAGAATACCTTCTCTACAAACCCagccaaaacccagaaatttaaCTCATACATTGAAACTCTCTTTACCAGAAATATCATTTGTaaacccaaaacaaagaaataagaaaacccacagaaatagtcattcaaaaaaaaaacctaaaccaTCCATATGCTCAAAGAATACCAAGCAGACCCAAGAACTTAGGGCCTGTTTGGCAGCCCTACTCAAACacaaaactacaaattttaaacaacataacacacattttcacacactttttcatctacatgtatatcaaaaacactcaaacaaTATTACTTAAACTAACTCACCAAACAGGCCTTAAAGTCTCCAACAACATAGATTTCTtacaaattaaacaaaacccCCACTTCTTAAACCGACCACAAATCAAAGATTTCTCACAactaaaacaaaacccaaccattatatcaaccaaaatgaagaattagattaaaaaggaaatttaaatacaaaatggGTTTCGGCCATAGATgagaaaaacaagataaaaaaattaaaaagaaacaaaaagagaagcaGAGAGATGAGGAGCTGTGGCCACAGCTGGTGGTGGCGCAGTCGTGAGACCATTGTCTGTTATGGTGGGTCTTCTAGAGAGACCAGCCATGGCTGAGCTCACAAACCTGAACCTGATTGGTTTGGAATCTgagttgtgtttggttgcaaagAAAGTGCAAGAAAATTTGgcgaaattttttattttatttttttgttgtgattttttattaaaaaaaattgatgtggcttttttaaataataattaaatttatttttattgttttgctaGCCATGTATGTTGCCAGCTGTGCAAGCAATTAGCCACGTAGGCATTTCTATTAATGAATTAAcagtaaggaccaaattgactttAAGTTGAAAATAACTGAAACTAAATTGACTGCTATTAAAATATAAGAACCAAATTGACTATAACCTCAAAATATAGAGACTAAAATAGTGTtttcgccaaaaaaaaaaaaaaaaatggcggTTTACTGAGTTAGAATGGAAATATCAGTTTCATGGGTTCAACCGGCATTTAAGTTCTTCGACCAGTCTACTTCTAGGAATTTTATCGTCTTTAGCAGCCTCAACGTCTTTTAATACAACAATCCCTTCATTCATTTCCCGTTCGCCCACAATAACCATCCATGGGATCCTCGACTCTCTAGCACGGTCAATGTGCTTCATCACCcttttattaacaaaatattcGGCTTTCACTTTGGCATTCCACAGCTCACTTACCAGCTCTGCAGCTTGAATCAAGTCATCCCCCACTATACTAACTAGGACTTCAGTCTTTGTTGCACGTGGTGCCTGCCAAAACACCCAAAAGGAATGAAAGAACTCATCAGCCTCACCACCAGGGTGCTAGATTATTATTAAACTTTGAGTTGCTAGTCAAAAATATTAGAAAGTCGAGGATCATATAGGTATATTATTAAGTATTATTATTACCTGGCTCTGGTCTTTCTGTAGCTGCTCCATTATAGCAAATACCCGCTCGATTCCAAGACTAACCCAACTGCTGGAACCTGCTTCGCACCAAACATACCAATAAGGTTGTCATAACGTCCACCAGCAGCAATTGAACCAACCTGAGGACGTCCACAAGCAAATCACATCATCAgtacttaaaagttaaaacacaaTCACACATTTTCCTGGAAACACATGAAGCAAATGAAATGCAGCAATTACTAGATCACacaaggtttttgttttgtttttttcaataaCAAGATGACATAAGAATTATTACTTGCAATGATATCTGTGAGGAGTAGGGGGAATAAGGTCATATTCTTCCATCTTTTTGTTTCAATACCAATTCAGCCACACTCATTAATCCAACTGGGAAATTTCAGAGAGTGCAGCCCTCATCCTGACAAACCGTTTCCAGAAATTTTACGTTggcttttttctattttagaggtgggtggggggggggggggggggggaggtgcAATTTTAATGCATACACCCATTATTGAAAATgaactgaaaaatgaaattttcaaatttatattttacatcATTTCTGATGTTAGCTATGGATTTTTGTTTACTCATCTCCACTACCAAGGCAGAACTTAGTAACTTTCTTTCCTCCCTCTATTCTACATGATGAAAATTTAAATCCACCCAAAAAGAATtatgaaatattaattattgacaTTCCCTTTTAATGTCAACTCTGAGActtaaaaatttcaagtttctcaactttatttttcacatTTCATAAAAACTGACATTTTTTTGAATAAGTTCATAAAGACTttttcatttcatgattcaatttttctctttcctttccaCAATCCTTTTCCAACCTCCTCCTTCATCACAGTTGTCACCCCACAACACTCGTGTAAACAAAAACAGTAACATGAAGCTTTTTTATGGAGAAATCATCTTTCCTACCCCCAGAAATTAGACAACACAAGTAAATGGCTGAAATAATCAAAACTCTAGAGACTGAAAATAATCCATGTCATAGAACTATATGATTGTCACAGGATCATAAAATACAGAGGAGTAAAGACAAAGCAAATTAAGAACAATAATTCATAAGCTTCTACAGCAGCACTAGGATCTTTAAACATCAGATATAAATGGACATACAACATTACTGCCATCCAAACTTCGTCACACAAGTttcaataataaagaaaaaaaagaattgagaaAAGACAGCTATTCGAGAGGATTACCAATGACCTACTATCATGAAAAGCTAACATACAatgccaccaatacaaaaccaGCCACACATATACCAACAGCAATCTGATAGGATGGACTGCGTTGTTCAAGCGTGCTCTTTAAATTAGAGCATAGGCACATATCACTGCCATGTCGAATTATCACAATAATTCAATGTCCACTTGTTCTTCTAGAGTTTTGGGCAGTCAATTTTACCAGTTCAGATCACAACTAATATGATaataaaccatttaaaaaaaaaaaaaaattcttccagTTCAATAAGTGAAAAGATCCTTGGGCATCATTATAGGAGGATCAGCTATTAAAGTGTCACCAATAATAATATGGATTcacaaggaagaaaaaaaaatgaaatgaaaaataaggattcttcttaaaaaattaccTGTGCACCACCTTTAAAAACAGCCTCAAATATGACTCCAGTATAATAATCAAGGCCTCTGGCAAGACTCAAGTCAAAAACCACTTTGTCAATACACTTTGACACTTCAAGAGCTTTAAATAAAATCTCTAGGTCATTCAGTGCATCAACAGATCCATTGTGTCCTAAGAACTTGCTGCCCTGCTGCTTAAGCTTAGATAATAGTTCCAAAGGGTGTCCCCTTTTCTTCACAAAAGTGCCAATTTCATCTGCTGTCTGAACAGATAAGCCCTTCTCCTCCACCTAACAATAATTAACAAGAAATATATAACCAAACATACTAAAATTTATGCAATGATATAAATGGAATacacaattaaaatatt contains these protein-coding regions:
- the LOC126717995 gene encoding LOW QUALITY PROTEIN: histidine--tRNA ligase, cytoplasmic-like (The sequence of the model RefSeq protein was modified relative to this genomic sequence to represent the inferred CDS: inserted 1 base in 1 codon) codes for the protein MGKYGEDSKLVYNLADQGGELCSLRYDLTVPFARYVAMNGLTSFKRYQIAKVYRRDNPSKGRYREFYQCDLDIAGQYEKMGPDFEIVKILTELLDELQIGDYEIKLNHRKLLDGMLDICGVPPQKFRTICSSIDKLDKQPFEQIKKEMVEEKGLSVQTADEIGTFVKKRGHPLELLSKLKQQGSKFLGHNGSVDALNDLEILFKALEVSKCIDKVVFDLSLARGLDYYTGVIFEAVFKGGAQVGSIAAGGRYDNLIGMFGAKQVPAVGXSLGIERVFAIMEQLQKDQSQAPRATKTEVLVSIVGDDLIQAAELVSELWNAKVKAEYFVNKRVMKHIDRARESRIPWMVIVGEREMNEGIVVLKDVEAAKDDKIPRSRLVEELKCRLNP